CAACCGCTTCCTCCAAAGCAGCACGTTCCGCCCCATCCCCAGCCGCCCAGTACTCCACATGATCTGGTAATAAGGGCATGACTTTATCGGCAAACCACGTAAACCCTTTGCGCTTTACATGCCGCCCGACACTGCAAATGATAAAGGGCCGCAGGACATGCGGTGGATACGTCTCCATAAGAACCGCACGGGCTTGAGGTTTATTAACGGCAACACCAATACGGCTTAAATCTATGCCCATCGGAACCACAAACGTGCGATCCGATGGAAAATTTCGCTTGAGGGCTTCTTCTGCAGTAGCAGTACTGATCGGAAAAAAGGCATCTACTTTACCCAAAATTTTGGGAAGTGCCCATTGGTATAACTTGGCAGGCAGTAAAATATCCCGCCCATACAGCATCACAAAGGTCTTGACACCCACTTTTCGGAGACGCCTCCGCATAAAAAGCGTCACCCAACCCGTCACCAAGGCACTAAAAAACACCGATTCTATTTTATGCTCGCGCACCAAAGCAGGAATTTTCCAAAAGAGACTCATCAAGAAAAAAGGAGCACGAATATGGGTTGTATTCCACGATGTTTTTAAAATCAGGGGGAATACCACAACCTGTTCATGATCCTTGAAAGCCTCATAGATGTCTATGGCCACTCGCTGCATACCGCCAATATTGTTGTCCGGATCGTTATCACTAGGAAAAGAGTGGGAAACGTATAATATTCGCATCGTTATTCTGATTTCTTTGGTCCGCTGATTCATCACTAATAAATATAGGACATTCCGTTCTATAAACAGAAAACGATGCACGCATTAAGCAAGAATTGAAAAATTTGTTGCACATCAAAAACAACTTTCGCCTCGCTTCAGGCTTGATTCTTCTAACCGCTGGCTCTATCTTGGAAAATTGATTCCTCCATAAAATGATATGCCCCAAACCACAGCACTCATCGTTGATGACGAACGATTGGCCCGAAATGCACTGAGGAGATTGCTCTCCGTTCATCCGACGCTCAACATCTTAGGCGAAGCGGCTCATGCCGACGAAGCCAAGGCGGCCATCGAAAAACTACGGCCAAACGTTCTTTTTTTGGACATCCAAATGCCCGGAAAATCAGGATTTGAATTACTCTCCGAACTGAACTTCATGCCGCATGTCATTTTCACAACGGCATTCGATCAGTACGCCCTACGTGCCTTCGAAGTAAGCGCATTAGACTACCTTGTTAAACCCATAGAACCAGAACGCTTGGCCGAAGCCCTCAAACGAGTGCCCCTGCCACAAACAGAAGCGCCGGCCGAAAAACACACGACAGATTACCTCAAGGCCGATGAACAGGTTTTTGTTAAGGATGGAGAAAGATGCTGGTTTGTGCGTATTGGAGATGTACGCCTCATTGAGTCGGAAGGGAATTATACACGACTCCACTTCGACCGCGAGCGCCCACTCATCCTGCGCTCACTTAACCAATTAGAAGAGCGCTTAGACCCAGCCATGTTTTTTAGGGCCAACCGCAGCCAAATTATTAACCTACGCTTCATTCGGAAATTGGATACTTGGGCAAATGGAATGCTCCTTGCCGAACTTACCGACGGACAACGGGTGGAACTTTCCAGACGCCGCGCCCAAGACTTCCGTGAACGAATGAGCCTTTAATCCAAATTTATATCTTGAAAAGATACTGGAATTTAAAGAAAACGCTTTGGTTGATCGGGTAATAACTCACTTCTGGGAATAATTGAATATCCGCCTTTTTATTGCTCAAACTCGCCCCCACATAAAACACAGAAAATGGACTTATCTGGTAGGTCAGCAACGGCTCATAACGCATCAGTACATTAAAATCGTCGTACTCGCAAATCATTCTTGCAGAAAGTGCACGGGTAAATTGATAGGTCGCCCGCGTCCGAACAATATAACCCTCAAAAAAATCTACCTTCGTTACTTTATCGCCCAACTGGCTATAGTTCACTTCTGGCTCTATCGTGAGGCGGCCCGTTGGCTTAAACTCAAATCCAAGACCAATATTGGTCCCTATCCCCATTCTTAGCTGTCGGCGGGCAATCATCTCGCCATATTGCAGGAAAAAACCTATACCCACCCTCTGACTAAAATCTGAATTCGCCTCGAGCGTGAACCGTTGCATGGACTCAAACTCCACCTTTCGGAAGTTTTCCTTACTATGAACCAAAGTCCCAAGAGAAAGACGCGTCTGCCCTTTTAGTTGCGAATTTACGCCCAAAAACAGGTACTCATCCTTCCGCTGTCGGTCATAGTTCCAATCGTAGCCCGTCATGATATAAGGCGAATATTGTACCACCCATTTATCCTTCGGAAACACATTCCGTCCGGCCCGAACCCCAATCCGCTTCCGGTCATTGCTTTGTACAAAACCATTATCCGCCCGAAACGTAGGACTTGTCGCCCAAAAATCGGCATCCCAAAACCATGTTCGGCTGGTACGCTCATGACTCAGGTACAAGAGGGAACCTGAAAAACGTTCACCATCAAATTTTGCCGTATATTTTCCCGCATCAAACATGCCGGATCCATTATAAAGAGCCGAATTATTTGGCTCGTTTGTATTACTTCCAATTATCTGAACCTCTATTTGATCCGTGTCATTAAGTCGGAGCAAGGCATCTACTCCCAACGTAGAGCCGTATCCGCCCTCCACTAAACGACGATCTGTAATCAACGTGCCCACATGCGAACCCTTCTTCAACGTCTGTCGAACCCGCAAAATATTAGACACACTCCGCCCAACATCCGACAGCGTAGAGCTACCATCCTCAAAAGGCAGGATTAATGGACTTGCCTCGTCCAATGCGCCAATATATCCCAAACTCGTCTGCCCAAAACGACCTGTAAACTTGGCCGCTGTCAAGGGCTTATTGATACTCCGAGAATACACCTGACGGGTAAAGGTGCTATAAATATCCGCACCTTCCTGAAAAAAAGGCCGCCGCTCCGGGAAAAACAATGCAGAATTGGCATTCACATCAATCTGCGTTTGATCCGATTCGATCTGGCTGAAGTCTGGATTAACCGTTAGCTCCGCCGTTGCCGAGGACGTAAGATTATACTTTAAATTAATTGAGGGATCAAAAGAGTTTAACGCCAGTGGCGCCCGCTCAAAGGTACTATTCGGATTTAAAGCGTCTTGACGAGTCGCGCCATTCGAACCAATCAAGGCTGGCATCACTTCCACCCGCTGGGTTACGTTGCGAATGCTTTTTAAACCCTCGAAGTAACCATACTGACACATCAGGCAACTATTATTGCGGGTAAGCCCTGCCCATGAATAAGAGTTCTGACTTGCCCGTGGGTGCGAAACCCAGAAATTACCCCGAAACACCAAGTTATCAGACTCCGGAAAACGCAAACTGGTAAACGGAATGCGCATCTCGATCTGGTATCCATCTTCCGTAATTTTCCCCGCCGTTTGGTACTCTATATTAAAAGCAGACTCCGAACTGCTATTTACCAAAAGGCGCTCATCTCCTTGAACACCCAATGGGTTCGAAGCCAAAAAATACCCCCATTGCTGGTTTCCATAGGTATCCAGCACAAGACCCGCATAGTCATCTTGCCAGATTTCGTCCCGATTCCTCAAAGAAGCCCGAATTTTGGTCGGATCGTCCGTGATTTTGAAAGCCACATAAAGGTTTTTTCCATCATGCATCAACATGGCTTTTAGGCCAATCGGAGGTTTGGCTTTTTCGTTCGGGAAATATTCCGAGAAGTTTTCCGCAGTAGAAGCATGTTGCCACGCTTCTTCATTTAGCACACCGTCCAATTGTACCCCTAAGACCACTTTAGGAACCACAAGACGCGGACGGTCATTCGGCGTAAAGCCAGAATCCGATTGTGCAACCAGGATCGAAGACAAACAACACAAAAAACACGATAAAAAAGAATACGTGAAACGTAAAAACAGCATGGGAAAAGGGGGATTGATCTTATTTTAAAAACTTGAAGGATGCGAAAAATCCATCCAATACGAGCATGTGAGCGGAGGCTATCTTAAACGACAACCGACCCATTCAGTAGGTTACAACCCAATATAGGCCCGAATGAAACTTCTTGTTATAAAATTTTTATATCTGTTTGGTATCGCGGGGTGTGGCACCTTATCCCCAATTTCGGATGGATGGCGTTTGGTTTGGCGGGATGAGTTTAGCCAAAATGGTAACCCCGATCCAGCAAAATGGGACTATGAAGAAGGCTTTGTGCGGAACGAAGAATCGCAATATTATACCCGTAACCGCCCGGAAAATGCCCGAATAGAAGATGGGCACTTGATCATAGAGGGACGTAAGGAGTTTTTTTCAAATCCCAAGTATGATCCAAGCGGCAAAACATGGCAAACCCAACGGCCAAATGCTGAATATACCTCTGCCAGTTTAATCACACAAGACAAAGCCAGTTGGCAATATGGTCGGTTGGAAGTGCGTGCCAAGGTACCATCCGGTCAAGGAGCTTGGCCCGCCATTTGGATGATGGGCATCAACCGCACGCAAGTTGGATGGCCCAAATGTGGCGAAGTAGATATTTTGGAGTATATCGGAAACCGAGACCCTAAAACCGTTTATGGAACCATCCACTACCCGATAGAAGACGGCCAATACAAATCTAACGGAGGAACCATTAAAACCAGCCTCCCGCCCTATGAAGGTTTTCATGTGTATGCTTTAGAGTGGGACGAAAAAGAAATACGATGGTTTTTCGATAAACGACTTTTCCACAGCTTCCCGTTAAATACCGCCAATGAGCCAGACGGTAATGCCTTTCGCAAACCGTTTTATTTGTTGATCAACCTGGCAATGGGCGCAAACTGGCCCGGTCCTGTTAATCCAGAACATACCCCCATGCGCTTTGTGGTGGATTACGTGCGGGTATATCAAAAAAAGACAATAAAACCTCATCATCATTAACTTAGCCACATCCACATGAACATACAACCCGCCTTAGAGCAAATCTTGTCCGCTATTACCTCATGGAAAGAAAGCTTTGGCCCTTATAATCTCCACCCATCCACACAAATTTCAGCCGAGCATCTGACCACGGCGCTTACCAGTTACTTAAAAAGGCTCGAAGGGAACTATCCTTTTTTCCATCCGAGATATGCTGGGCAAATGCTTAAACCACCACACCCCATTGCACAACTGGCCTACTTTGCGGCCATGTTTATCAACCCCAACAACCATGCATTAGACGGAGGACCACCTACCTCCGAGATGGAGAAAGAAGTCGTAAAAGAACTTGCACACATGTTCCGCTTTCCCGAAAACTCCCTCGGACACCTAACGAGTAGTGGAACCATTGCCAACCTCGAAGCCTTATGGGTCGCACGATGTCTCCATCCAAAGAAAAAAATTGTCTTCAGTGAGCAGGCACACTACACCCACGAGCGCATGTGCGGTGTCCTCGGCATTGAGTACGTC
This Bacteroidetes Order II. bacterium DNA region includes the following protein-coding sequences:
- a CDS encoding carbohydrate binding family 9 domain-containing protein, whose translation is MLFLRFTYSFLSCFLCCLSSILVAQSDSGFTPNDRPRLVVPKVVLGVQLDGVLNEEAWQHASTAENFSEYFPNEKAKPPIGLKAMLMHDGKNLYVAFKITDDPTKIRASLRNRDEIWQDDYAGLVLDTYGNQQWGYFLASNPLGVQGDERLLVNSSSESAFNIEYQTAGKITEDGYQIEMRIPFTSLRFPESDNLVFRGNFWVSHPRASQNSYSWAGLTRNNSCLMCQYGYFEGLKSIRNVTQRVEVMPALIGSNGATRQDALNPNSTFERAPLALNSFDPSINLKYNLTSSATAELTVNPDFSQIESDQTQIDVNANSALFFPERRPFFQEGADIYSTFTRQVYSRSINKPLTAAKFTGRFGQTSLGYIGALDEASPLILPFEDGSSTLSDVGRSVSNILRVRQTLKKGSHVGTLITDRRLVEGGYGSTLGVDALLRLNDTDQIEVQIIGSNTNEPNNSALYNGSGMFDAGKYTAKFDGERFSGSLLYLSHERTSRTWFWDADFWATSPTFRADNGFVQSNDRKRIGVRAGRNVFPKDKWVVQYSPYIMTGYDWNYDRQRKDEYLFLGVNSQLKGQTRLSLGTLVHSKENFRKVEFESMQRFTLEANSDFSQRVGIGFFLQYGEMIARRQLRMGIGTNIGLGFEFKPTGRLTIEPEVNYSQLGDKVTKVDFFEGYIVRTRATYQFTRALSARMICEYDDFNVLMRYEPLLTYQISPFSVFYVGASLSNKKADIQLFPEVSYYPINQSVFFKFQYLFKI
- a CDS encoding glycoside hydrolase family 16 protein, which produces MKLLVIKFLYLFGIAGCGTLSPISDGWRLVWRDEFSQNGNPDPAKWDYEEGFVRNEESQYYTRNRPENARIEDGHLIIEGRKEFFSNPKYDPSGKTWQTQRPNAEYTSASLITQDKASWQYGRLEVRAKVPSGQGAWPAIWMMGINRTQVGWPKCGEVDILEYIGNRDPKTVYGTIHYPIEDGQYKSNGGTIKTSLPPYEGFHVYALEWDEKEIRWFFDKRLFHSFPLNTANEPDGNAFRKPFYLLINLAMGANWPGPVNPEHTPMRFVVDYVRVYQKKTIKPHHH
- a CDS encoding glycosyltransferase family 4 protein, with amino-acid sequence MRILYVSHSFPSDNDPDNNIGGMQRVAIDIYEAFKDHEQVVVFPLILKTSWNTTHIRAPFFLMSLFWKIPALVREHKIESVFFSALVTGWVTLFMRRRLRKVGVKTFVMLYGRDILLPAKLYQWALPKILGKVDAFFPISTATAEEALKRNFPSDRTFVVPMGIDLSRIGVAVNKPQARAVLMETYPPHVLRPFIICSVGRHVKRKGFTWFADKVMPLLPDHVEYWAAGDGAERAALEEAVVRNGLQKRVKLLGRVSDEALETLYQGADLYVMPNIHVPGDMEGFGVVMLEAGICGLPVVAAGLEGIRDVVHEGQNGHLVQSEDPQAFVDAIMPYVEDEQHLKAASERARVYVPNTFSWHGVAQQFVDRMAQVHRMV
- a CDS encoding response regulator transcription factor gives rise to the protein MPQTTALIVDDERLARNALRRLLSVHPTLNILGEAAHADEAKAAIEKLRPNVLFLDIQMPGKSGFELLSELNFMPHVIFTTAFDQYALRAFEVSALDYLVKPIEPERLAEALKRVPLPQTEAPAEKHTTDYLKADEQVFVKDGERCWFVRIGDVRLIESEGNYTRLHFDRERPLILRSLNQLEERLDPAMFFRANRSQIINLRFIRKLDTWANGMLLAELTDGQRVELSRRRAQDFRERMSL